In Macrotis lagotis isolate mMagLag1 chromosome 8, bilby.v1.9.chrom.fasta, whole genome shotgun sequence, a single genomic region encodes these proteins:
- the MBD4 gene encoding methyl-CpG-binding domain protein 4 isoform X3: protein MMQLRSEEISEREKMGDDEKQLGDKITLQLRKPNGSIKHDGSTFMQYSKSVPCGWERIVKQRLSGKTAGKYDVYFISPEGVKFRSKSSLALYFHKSGDSNLKLEDFDFRAPPKSNTPSGPPHSNVEPLAAQSQVEQSCLSPKQKLRTPHRKEKAVLPPPASVSQVQDQNSELSAFAFSQRLQKGDSQNLKKPTGKATSTKGSHVKEAKKGGRKGPSACIQKQKRAASGKEAISLAHNDHLERPLCCSDEGMSAENTKVTDEEEKELINKRFASGSHSQMHTLQETSCTENTLCTNEISEYKAKSDCTTAGSGRTFIEIGEKKEHLHADILKCNSEIGGSCSQNEKDLTFVTTLQENAIQRMQVEKRKTSQYFSSKYNKEALSPPRRKLFKKWTPPRSPFNLVQETLFHDPWKLLIATIFLNRTSDEYLTKQWRYPIELHGIGKYGNDSYRIFCVNEWKQVHPEDHKLNKYHDWLWENHEKLSLS, encoded by the exons ATGATGCAACTGCGCAG TGAGGAAATCTCAGAACGTGAAAAAATGGGAGATGATGAGAAACAGCTAGGAGACAAAATAACCCTCCAGTTACGGAAACCCAACGGTAGCATTAAACACGATGGCAGCACCTTCATGCAATATTCTAAGTCTGTTCCTTGCGGATGGGAAAGGATTGTGAAACAAAGACTGTCTGGAAAAACTGCTGGAAAATATGATGTTTATTTTATCAG cccTGAAGGAGTAAAGTTCAGATCCAAAAGTTCACTTGCATTGTACTTTCACAAAAGTGGAGACTCTAATCTTAAACTGGAAGATTTTGACTTCCGGGCTCCTCCCAAGAGTAACACTCCATCAGGACCCCCCCATTCCAATGTGGAACCTCTGGCAGCACAGTCCCAGGTGGAGCAAAGCTGTCTGAGCCCAAAGCAAAAGCTGAGGACGCCTCACAGGAAAGAGAAAGCCGTGCTTCCTCCCCCAGCTAGCGTTTCACAGGTGCAGGACCAGAATAGTGAACTGTCTGCCTTCGCTTTCAGCCAGAGGCTCCAGAAGGGTGACTCTCAGAATCTGAAAAAGCCCACAGGAAAGGCAACATCTACAAAAGGGAGTCACGTTAAGGAAGCTAAGAAAGGGGGTAGAAAAGGTCCTTCTGCTTGCATTCAGAAACAGAAAAGGGCAGCATCTGGTAAAGAAGCTATTTCCCTTGCACACAATGATCACCTTGAGAGACCCCTGTGCTGTTCTGATGAAGGAATGAGTGCTGAGAACACAAAGGTaacagatgaagaagaaaaggaactgataaataaaagatTTGCTTCAGGCTCTCATTCTCAAATGCATACTTTACAAGAAACTTCTTGTACAGAAAATACATTATGTACCAATGAAATTTCAGAATATAAAGCAAAGAGTGACTGTACTACTGCAGGATCTGGAAGGACCTTTATagaaattggggaaaagaaagagcATTTGCATgctgacattttaaaatgtaattctgAAATAGGTGGTAGCTGCTCTCAGAATGAAAAAGATTTGACTTTTGTGACGACACTTCAAG AAAACGCCATCCAACGAATGCAAGTGGAGAAAAGGAAAACCAGCCAGTATTTCTCCAGCAAATACAACAAAGAAG CCCTTAGTCCACCTCGACGGAAACTGTTTAAAAAGTGGACTCCTCCTCGGTCCCCTTTTAATCTAGTCCAAGAAACACTCTTTCATGACCCATGGAAACTCCTCATTGCTACTATATTTCTCAACAGGACTTCAG ATGAATATCTGACCAAACAGTGGAGATACCCAATCGAACTACACGGGATTGGAAAATACGGCAATGACTCTTATAGAATTTTTTGTGTCAACGAATGGAAGCAG GTCCATCCTGAAGAccataagttaaataaatatcaTGATTGGctctgggaaaatcatgaaaaactgaGTCTTAGTTGA
- the MBD4 gene encoding methyl-CpG-binding domain protein 4 isoform X4, which produces MMQLRSEEISEREKMGDDEKQLGDKITLQLRKPNGSIKHDGSTFMQYSKSVPCGWERIVKQRLSGKTAGKYDVYFISPEGVKFRSKSSLALYFHKSGDSNLKLEDFDFRAPPKSNTPSGPPHSNVEPLAAQSQVEQSCLSPKQKLRTPHRKEKAVLPPPASVSQVQDQNSELSAFAFSQRLQKGDSQNLKKPTGKATSTKGSHVKEAKKGGRKGPSACIQKQKRAASGKEAISLAHNDHLERPLCCSDEGMSAENTKVTDEEEKELINKRFASGSHSQMHTLQETSCTENTLCTNEISEYKAKSDCTTAGSGRTFIEIGEKKEHLHADILKCNSEIGGSCSQNEKDLTFVTTLQENAIQRMQVEKRKTSQYFSSKYNKEALSPPRRKLFKKWTPPRSPFNLVQETLFHDPWKLLIATIFLNRTSDGNTRSLGVSGKVPIC; this is translated from the exons ATGATGCAACTGCGCAG TGAGGAAATCTCAGAACGTGAAAAAATGGGAGATGATGAGAAACAGCTAGGAGACAAAATAACCCTCCAGTTACGGAAACCCAACGGTAGCATTAAACACGATGGCAGCACCTTCATGCAATATTCTAAGTCTGTTCCTTGCGGATGGGAAAGGATTGTGAAACAAAGACTGTCTGGAAAAACTGCTGGAAAATATGATGTTTATTTTATCAG cccTGAAGGAGTAAAGTTCAGATCCAAAAGTTCACTTGCATTGTACTTTCACAAAAGTGGAGACTCTAATCTTAAACTGGAAGATTTTGACTTCCGGGCTCCTCCCAAGAGTAACACTCCATCAGGACCCCCCCATTCCAATGTGGAACCTCTGGCAGCACAGTCCCAGGTGGAGCAAAGCTGTCTGAGCCCAAAGCAAAAGCTGAGGACGCCTCACAGGAAAGAGAAAGCCGTGCTTCCTCCCCCAGCTAGCGTTTCACAGGTGCAGGACCAGAATAGTGAACTGTCTGCCTTCGCTTTCAGCCAGAGGCTCCAGAAGGGTGACTCTCAGAATCTGAAAAAGCCCACAGGAAAGGCAACATCTACAAAAGGGAGTCACGTTAAGGAAGCTAAGAAAGGGGGTAGAAAAGGTCCTTCTGCTTGCATTCAGAAACAGAAAAGGGCAGCATCTGGTAAAGAAGCTATTTCCCTTGCACACAATGATCACCTTGAGAGACCCCTGTGCTGTTCTGATGAAGGAATGAGTGCTGAGAACACAAAGGTaacagatgaagaagaaaaggaactgataaataaaagatTTGCTTCAGGCTCTCATTCTCAAATGCATACTTTACAAGAAACTTCTTGTACAGAAAATACATTATGTACCAATGAAATTTCAGAATATAAAGCAAAGAGTGACTGTACTACTGCAGGATCTGGAAGGACCTTTATagaaattggggaaaagaaagagcATTTGCATgctgacattttaaaatgtaattctgAAATAGGTGGTAGCTGCTCTCAGAATGAAAAAGATTTGACTTTTGTGACGACACTTCAAG AAAACGCCATCCAACGAATGCAAGTGGAGAAAAGGAAAACCAGCCAGTATTTCTCCAGCAAATACAACAAAGAAG CCCTTAGTCCACCTCGACGGAAACTGTTTAAAAAGTGGACTCCTCCTCGGTCCCCTTTTAATCTAGTCCAAGAAACACTCTTTCATGACCCATGGAAACTCCTCATTGCTACTATATTTCTCAACAGGACTTCAG ATGGCAATACCCGTTCTCTGGGAGTTTCTGGAAAAGTACCCATCTGCTGA
- the MBD4 gene encoding methyl-CpG-binding domain protein 4 isoform X1, whose product MMQLRSEEISEREKMGDDEKQLGDKITLQLRKPNGSIKHDGSTFMQYSKSVPCGWERIVKQRLSGKTAGKYDVYFISPEGVKFRSKSSLALYFHKSGDSNLKLEDFDFRAPPKSNTPSGPPHSNVEPLAAQSQVEQSCLSPKQKLRTPHRKEKAVLPPPASVSQVQDQNSELSAFAFSQRLQKGDSQNLKKPTGKATSTKGSHVKEAKKGGRKGPSACIQKQKRAASGKEAISLAHNDHLERPLCCSDEGMSAENTKVTDEEEKELINKRFASGSHSQMHTLQETSCTENTLCTNEISEYKAKSDCTTAGSGRTFIEIGEKKEHLHADILKCNSEIGGSCSQNEKDLTFVTTLQENAIQRMQVEKRKTSQYFSSKYNKEALSPPRRKLFKKWTPPRSPFNLVQETLFHDPWKLLIATIFLNRTSGKMAIPVLWEFLEKYPSAEVARTADWKEVSELLKPLGLYDLRAKTIIKFSDEYLTKQWRYPIELHGIGKYGNDSYRIFCVNEWKQVHPEDHKLNKYHDWLWENHEKLSLS is encoded by the exons ATGATGCAACTGCGCAG TGAGGAAATCTCAGAACGTGAAAAAATGGGAGATGATGAGAAACAGCTAGGAGACAAAATAACCCTCCAGTTACGGAAACCCAACGGTAGCATTAAACACGATGGCAGCACCTTCATGCAATATTCTAAGTCTGTTCCTTGCGGATGGGAAAGGATTGTGAAACAAAGACTGTCTGGAAAAACTGCTGGAAAATATGATGTTTATTTTATCAG cccTGAAGGAGTAAAGTTCAGATCCAAAAGTTCACTTGCATTGTACTTTCACAAAAGTGGAGACTCTAATCTTAAACTGGAAGATTTTGACTTCCGGGCTCCTCCCAAGAGTAACACTCCATCAGGACCCCCCCATTCCAATGTGGAACCTCTGGCAGCACAGTCCCAGGTGGAGCAAAGCTGTCTGAGCCCAAAGCAAAAGCTGAGGACGCCTCACAGGAAAGAGAAAGCCGTGCTTCCTCCCCCAGCTAGCGTTTCACAGGTGCAGGACCAGAATAGTGAACTGTCTGCCTTCGCTTTCAGCCAGAGGCTCCAGAAGGGTGACTCTCAGAATCTGAAAAAGCCCACAGGAAAGGCAACATCTACAAAAGGGAGTCACGTTAAGGAAGCTAAGAAAGGGGGTAGAAAAGGTCCTTCTGCTTGCATTCAGAAACAGAAAAGGGCAGCATCTGGTAAAGAAGCTATTTCCCTTGCACACAATGATCACCTTGAGAGACCCCTGTGCTGTTCTGATGAAGGAATGAGTGCTGAGAACACAAAGGTaacagatgaagaagaaaaggaactgataaataaaagatTTGCTTCAGGCTCTCATTCTCAAATGCATACTTTACAAGAAACTTCTTGTACAGAAAATACATTATGTACCAATGAAATTTCAGAATATAAAGCAAAGAGTGACTGTACTACTGCAGGATCTGGAAGGACCTTTATagaaattggggaaaagaaagagcATTTGCATgctgacattttaaaatgtaattctgAAATAGGTGGTAGCTGCTCTCAGAATGAAAAAGATTTGACTTTTGTGACGACACTTCAAG AAAACGCCATCCAACGAATGCAAGTGGAGAAAAGGAAAACCAGCCAGTATTTCTCCAGCAAATACAACAAAGAAG CCCTTAGTCCACCTCGACGGAAACTGTTTAAAAAGTGGACTCCTCCTCGGTCCCCTTTTAATCTAGTCCAAGAAACACTCTTTCATGACCCATGGAAACTCCTCATTGCTACTATATTTCTCAACAGGACTTCAG GTAAGATGGCAATACCCGTTCTCTGGGAGTTTCTGGAAAAGTACCCATCTGCTGAGGTGGCAAGAACTGCAGACTGGAAGGAAGTTTCAGAACTCCTCAAGCCTCTCGGCCTGTATGATCTGAGAGCCAAGACAATAATCAAATTCTCAG ATGAATATCTGACCAAACAGTGGAGATACCCAATCGAACTACACGGGATTGGAAAATACGGCAATGACTCTTATAGAATTTTTTGTGTCAACGAATGGAAGCAG GTCCATCCTGAAGAccataagttaaataaatatcaTGATTGGctctgggaaaatcatgaaaaactgaGTCTTAGTTGA
- the MBD4 gene encoding methyl-CpG-binding domain protein 4 isoform X2, whose product MGDDEKQLGDKITLQLRKPNGSIKHDGSTFMQYSKSVPCGWERIVKQRLSGKTAGKYDVYFISPEGVKFRSKSSLALYFHKSGDSNLKLEDFDFRAPPKSNTPSGPPHSNVEPLAAQSQVEQSCLSPKQKLRTPHRKEKAVLPPPASVSQVQDQNSELSAFAFSQRLQKGDSQNLKKPTGKATSTKGSHVKEAKKGGRKGPSACIQKQKRAASGKEAISLAHNDHLERPLCCSDEGMSAENTKVTDEEEKELINKRFASGSHSQMHTLQETSCTENTLCTNEISEYKAKSDCTTAGSGRTFIEIGEKKEHLHADILKCNSEIGGSCSQNEKDLTFVTTLQENAIQRMQVEKRKTSQYFSSKYNKEALSPPRRKLFKKWTPPRSPFNLVQETLFHDPWKLLIATIFLNRTSGKMAIPVLWEFLEKYPSAEVARTADWKEVSELLKPLGLYDLRAKTIIKFSDEYLTKQWRYPIELHGIGKYGNDSYRIFCVNEWKQVHPEDHKLNKYHDWLWENHEKLSLS is encoded by the exons ATGGGAGATGATGAGAAACAGCTAGGAGACAAAATAACCCTCCAGTTACGGAAACCCAACGGTAGCATTAAACACGATGGCAGCACCTTCATGCAATATTCTAAGTCTGTTCCTTGCGGATGGGAAAGGATTGTGAAACAAAGACTGTCTGGAAAAACTGCTGGAAAATATGATGTTTATTTTATCAG cccTGAAGGAGTAAAGTTCAGATCCAAAAGTTCACTTGCATTGTACTTTCACAAAAGTGGAGACTCTAATCTTAAACTGGAAGATTTTGACTTCCGGGCTCCTCCCAAGAGTAACACTCCATCAGGACCCCCCCATTCCAATGTGGAACCTCTGGCAGCACAGTCCCAGGTGGAGCAAAGCTGTCTGAGCCCAAAGCAAAAGCTGAGGACGCCTCACAGGAAAGAGAAAGCCGTGCTTCCTCCCCCAGCTAGCGTTTCACAGGTGCAGGACCAGAATAGTGAACTGTCTGCCTTCGCTTTCAGCCAGAGGCTCCAGAAGGGTGACTCTCAGAATCTGAAAAAGCCCACAGGAAAGGCAACATCTACAAAAGGGAGTCACGTTAAGGAAGCTAAGAAAGGGGGTAGAAAAGGTCCTTCTGCTTGCATTCAGAAACAGAAAAGGGCAGCATCTGGTAAAGAAGCTATTTCCCTTGCACACAATGATCACCTTGAGAGACCCCTGTGCTGTTCTGATGAAGGAATGAGTGCTGAGAACACAAAGGTaacagatgaagaagaaaaggaactgataaataaaagatTTGCTTCAGGCTCTCATTCTCAAATGCATACTTTACAAGAAACTTCTTGTACAGAAAATACATTATGTACCAATGAAATTTCAGAATATAAAGCAAAGAGTGACTGTACTACTGCAGGATCTGGAAGGACCTTTATagaaattggggaaaagaaagagcATTTGCATgctgacattttaaaatgtaattctgAAATAGGTGGTAGCTGCTCTCAGAATGAAAAAGATTTGACTTTTGTGACGACACTTCAAG AAAACGCCATCCAACGAATGCAAGTGGAGAAAAGGAAAACCAGCCAGTATTTCTCCAGCAAATACAACAAAGAAG CCCTTAGTCCACCTCGACGGAAACTGTTTAAAAAGTGGACTCCTCCTCGGTCCCCTTTTAATCTAGTCCAAGAAACACTCTTTCATGACCCATGGAAACTCCTCATTGCTACTATATTTCTCAACAGGACTTCAG GTAAGATGGCAATACCCGTTCTCTGGGAGTTTCTGGAAAAGTACCCATCTGCTGAGGTGGCAAGAACTGCAGACTGGAAGGAAGTTTCAGAACTCCTCAAGCCTCTCGGCCTGTATGATCTGAGAGCCAAGACAATAATCAAATTCTCAG ATGAATATCTGACCAAACAGTGGAGATACCCAATCGAACTACACGGGATTGGAAAATACGGCAATGACTCTTATAGAATTTTTTGTGTCAACGAATGGAAGCAG GTCCATCCTGAAGAccataagttaaataaatatcaTGATTGGctctgggaaaatcatgaaaaactgaGTCTTAGTTGA